A genome region from Myxococcales bacterium includes the following:
- a CDS encoding SurA N-terminal domain-containing protein: MFDNLRKSGSSLIVWVLFGILIAGFVISFGPQSVGSSQGCQSGGRVTVLNLGSTTVDDTGWRFAYGLARGSEVERGREIAALSQLVRRELLAAEAERRGLRVSDKLIDHVITEGELHYGGRVIPAKGAFYDEEGKGVFNYNQFKRFVFQRMNMSVAGYKRQQAREILASTMDRILRGSVAVSIEEARARYVAENTTVAFDAVRFDPATYRDALHVTDADLDRYLAAHEAEVKATYVEASWKDKHQVRVRRVYLSKVGAPPPPPAGAPTTPAADPAQAKLEAARAEIVAGKKTFAAVASALDADPTMRGKSGDWGWYDEGAMTLPDPALNDAVKGLTEPGAVSKVIATGDGFYLLTVSERRSGDLAYEQVKRDLADKVARPAWGLEAAKRAALLALEMARTTNQGLKDLFPGEQTGAGEWSSSYDIPTAWMQAGSGSGDAPAAPTAAPVPTAAPVAATTDVLPTLGELRPRVDSFPALARFGNRTMLGESGELTKALYEDLTAGALGPKVYEVKTGAAGAPPIFVIVQVTSKTLADIAAFEKDAPRYVAELAAVRGDAYVTGWLRGRCREMVAKNEVRPRRDLLTASDEAGNVHVVPWDPCASL, encoded by the coding sequence ATGTTCGATAATCTACGCAAGTCGGGCTCGTCGTTGATCGTGTGGGTGCTGTTCGGCATCCTGATCGCCGGGTTCGTGATCAGCTTCGGACCGCAGTCCGTGGGCTCCAGCCAGGGCTGTCAGTCGGGTGGCCGGGTGACCGTGCTGAACCTCGGCTCGACCACGGTGGACGACACCGGGTGGCGCTTCGCCTACGGCCTGGCCCGGGGCAGCGAGGTCGAGCGCGGCCGCGAGATCGCGGCGCTGTCGCAGCTGGTGCGGCGCGAGCTGCTGGCGGCCGAGGCCGAGCGCCGGGGCCTGCGGGTCTCCGACAAGCTCATCGACCACGTGATCACCGAGGGCGAGCTGCACTACGGCGGCCGCGTGATCCCGGCCAAGGGCGCCTTCTACGACGAGGAGGGCAAGGGCGTCTTCAACTACAACCAGTTCAAGCGGTTCGTGTTCCAGCGCATGAACATGTCGGTCGCGGGCTACAAGCGCCAGCAGGCCCGCGAGATCCTCGCCTCGACGATGGACCGCATCCTGCGCGGCTCGGTCGCCGTGTCGATCGAGGAGGCCCGCGCCCGCTACGTCGCCGAGAACACCACGGTCGCGTTCGACGCGGTCCGGTTCGATCCGGCCACGTACCGCGACGCGCTGCACGTGACCGACGCCGATCTCGATCGCTACCTGGCGGCCCACGAGGCCGAGGTCAAGGCCACGTACGTCGAGGCGTCGTGGAAGGACAAGCACCAGGTGCGCGTGCGCCGGGTCTACCTGAGCAAGGTCGGCGCGCCGCCGCCGCCGCCCGCGGGCGCGCCGACGACGCCCGCGGCCGATCCGGCCCAGGCCAAGCTCGAGGCCGCGCGCGCCGAGATCGTCGCCGGCAAGAAGACCTTCGCCGCGGTGGCGAGCGCGCTCGACGCCGATCCGACCATGCGCGGCAAGAGCGGCGACTGGGGCTGGTACGACGAGGGCGCGATGACCCTGCCCGACCCGGCGCTCAACGACGCGGTCAAGGGCCTCACCGAGCCGGGCGCGGTCTCGAAGGTGATCGCCACCGGCGACGGCTTCTACCTGCTGACGGTGAGCGAGCGGCGCAGCGGCGACCTCGCGTACGAGCAGGTCAAGCGCGACCTCGCCGACAAGGTGGCGCGGCCGGCGTGGGGCCTCGAGGCGGCCAAGCGCGCCGCGCTGCTCGCGCTCGAGATGGCGCGCACCACCAACCAGGGCCTCAAGGATCTGTTCCCGGGCGAGCAGACCGGCGCCGGCGAGTGGTCGAGCTCGTACGACATCCCGACCGCCTGGATGCAGGCCGGCTCGGGCTCCGGCGACGCGCCGGCCGCCCCGACCGCCGCCCCGGTCCCGACCGCCGCGCCGGTGGCCGCGACGACCGACGTGCTGCCGACGCTCGGCGAGCTCCGGCCCCGGGTCGACAGCTTCCCGGCCCTGGCGCGGTTCGGCAACCGCACGATGCTCGGCGAGTCGGGCGAGCTGACCAAGGCGCTCTACGAGGATCTGACCGCGGGCGCGCTCGGCCCGAAGGTCTACGAGGTCAAGACCGGCGCCGCCGGCGCCCCGCCGATCTTCGTGATCGTCCAGGTCACGTCGAAGACCCTGGCCGACATCGCCGCGTTCGAGAAGGACGCGCCCAGGTACGTCGCCGAGCTGGCCGCGGTGCGCGGCGACGCGTACGTCACCGGCTGGCTGCGGGGCCGCTGCCGCGAGATGGTGGCCAAGAACGAGGTGCGGCCGCGGCGCGATCTGCTGACCGCGTCCGACGAGGCCGGCAACGTGCACGTCGTGCCCTGGGATCCCTGCGCCAGCCTGTAG